The following DNA comes from Candidatus Methylacidiphilum fumarolicum.
GATCCTCTCTGTTTTCTGTTACAAACGGATAGCCTTTTTCATCAAGACAATATTTCCTATTCTCTTTAGATTTCACAGCCAATCTCACAACAGGTTTTCTTTCCCAAATCCTTATTAGGACGCGATCGGGAAGATCCCTCCTGACAAGGGCTTTATCTACTTCTTGAATGGAACAAACTTTCGAATAGATATCCTTCAATGACAGGTTAAAGATATTATCTCCAACATGCACATTTGAAGCACGGATGACCTCATCTTTTGATATTCGCCCGCTCCCGATCAACTCAACATCAATGCGTCTAAGCTGATAGCCGTAACACGCTAATAGATTGTTTTTAAAATAATCCCAGCTTTTGAATCCCCCGACAGTTCCAATCACAAACAATCCGATATATAACAACGCTCTTAATAAAAGAGAAAATTTAATCCTTTTTTTAGGTACACTTTCTTTGCCTTCGACGTGCAAAAACTCCATTGGAACTTTCTTGAGTCGATTCTTTTTTCTCTTTTTTGGTCTGTTTGTTACCCTCATATCATGCTCCTTGGAAAGATTTGCCTTCTGGCGCTTTGCGTTTTTTAGATCCTGACACCAAAAGACTCTCTGGCTCGCCATTTGAAGAAAGAAAGTTCTACAATCTTTTCACAAAGTTCTGCAAAATTGAGCCCAGCTGCTTTTGCAGCCATTGGGAACAGACTGGTTTCAGTCATTCCAGGGATTGTATTTATTTCTAAAACCCAAGGAACCCCGTTTTCTGACAAAATGATATCGACTCTTCCATAAATAGAGCAGCCCAGGACATGAAAAGCATCCAGAGCTGTTTTCTGCACCGCCTCCACTTGACTCTTTGTCAACAAAGCCGGACAAATGTATTCTGAAGCTCCCTTAGTATACTTATTTTGGTAGTCATAAAACCCCTTTTTGGGTTTAATTTCCACAATAGGAAGCGCTTGGTTATCTAAAATCGCCACCGTCAATTCTCTTCCCTTGATAAGCGTTTCAGCTATCACGACATGATCAAATTGCTTTGATTTTCTGACCGCTTCCTCAAAATCCTCCATAGCATAGACAAACTCAACCCCAATGCTTGAACCCTGCCTTGATGGTTTTATGACATAGGGAGGCCCAAAAGGGACTTTTTTTTCTTCACCCACAACAAAAAAAGGTGGCGTAGGAATCCCTCCTTGGACAAAAAGTTTCTTACTCCAAACCTTATCAAAAGCCTTTTCACTGGATGCAGCATCGCTGCCAGTAAAAGGAATTCCTCGACGCATTAAGAGTCTTTGTATTTGTCCGTCTTCTCCAAAGGTCCCATGAATACACAAAAAGCAGATCTCCGTTGATTCAGGCAGTTCGAACTTTTCATTGATTACATCGACTGATGTCAGCTCATAACCCAGAGAAAAAAGCGCACTTTCAACTGCCGAAGCTGTCTTCAGAGAAATTTGTCTTTCTTCGGAGGGACCTCCTTTCAAAATAGTTATATGTCTAGGCAATTCTTCCTTCATTGTTCTTCTCCCAAAATGACGACTTCTGTTTCTAGCACGATGCCCCTTTTCTCAAAAGCCTCCCTTTGAATCAAGCTAATAAGATCCAATATGTCTTTTGCCGTAGCCCCTCCCTCATTGATAATGAAATTACCATGTTCTTCCGATACCCTTGCTTTGCCTACTGCCTTATTTTTTAAACCTAATTCGTCAATTAATTTCCCAGCTGGAATGCTATTTGGATTTTTAAAAATACAGCCTGCACTAGAACCTGCAGGTTGACTTTCTACCCGTTTCATTGAAAACTCTTTTAATTCCCTTGCGATAGCATCACTATCCATCGGCTTAGCCACAAGTTGAGCTGAAAGAGCAATGTGATTCTCAAAAAAAGGGACTTTTCGATAACAAACTTCCAGTTCTTGCCGATCAATCTCTCCAATATTCCCTTCCATATCCATAAAGCGGATTCTTTTGACCACATCCATGGTCGATCCACCCATAGCTCCTGCATTCATTCTTAAGGCGCCCCCTAAGCTACCAGGTATGCCTTCCATAAAGGAAAGGCCCCCAAGCCCATGCTTTTTAGCTTCATAAACTATATTCCGCAATTTGACCCCGCATCCTGCAAAAATCAAATGACCTTCAAAACGGATATCACAGAAATTGGGGTGGGCTAAATGGATGCAAAGACCTTTGATGCCACCATCACGAACAAGAAGGTTCGTTCCCTTGCCAATCCACACCACAGGCAAAGCCTGTTCTTTAGCAAATTGTAAAAGCAAGGCAAGATCGGCCTCTGTTGCTGGCTCTGCCCAGATTTCAGCAGGCCCTCCAACCCTCAAAGTCGTATGTCTACTTAATGGTTCATTCATCAAAAGCTTTGCGTCAGCCGACAATTTACTTTTAAGGTGATCAATCATACGCAGATACTCGGTTAATTTTTCCGCTGTTTTATAAATATCTCCTGCCCCCATAGTTACTATAGTGTCTCCAGGTTGCAAGATGGAGATTGTTTTATGGATCAGTCTCTTTTCATCAGGTTCAAAAAAAACCGCTGGATGGCCCTGTTCTCTAATGGCTCTAGCTATTGCTGCTCCATCAACCCCATTAGAGGTCTCTCCAGCTGAGAAGATCTCAGTTACGACAACGACATCGGCTTGAGAAAAAGATTTTGAAAAAAGGGCTTGCATCTTTTGAACTCGGCTATACCTATGAGGTTGGAATAGAGCAACCGTTCTTCTTCCACGCCCTTTTGCCGAACTTAACGTCGTTTTGATCTCTGTCGGATGATGGGCATAATCATCGATGAGTTCGAAATAATTGCCTTTAAATTTCAATTCAAACCTTCTTCTTATTCCTTGGAAGTTCCCAAGGGCACAAGCGGCTCTCAAAGGAGAAACTCCAAGGGTCGTTGTCAGCGATAAAGCAGCAAGAGCATTTTGCACGTTTTGAATACCCGGAATTGCCAAGGAAATTTCACATAACCATTCCTCCCCTTTATAGAAATGGTGTCCAGAAGTGCTTGTTGAAGCCTTCATCCAAAATGCCGCTGCTCTTTCTCTTAAACTATAATTGATGGCTCCCTGTTTTCTCCACTCTGCGATGAGTTGGCAATGAGGGTCATCTTGATTATAGACCACTGTATCGGTGGTTTTGGCAACCATTTCTCTAAAAGTCAAAACGATAGAATGAATATCCGCATAATAATTGAGATGCTCTTCCTCAATATTTAAAACAACCAGCGCATGCGGAGAAAAATACAAAAAACTGCCATCGCTTTCATCTCCCTCAATGACCATATATTCTCCAGGACTCCACCGCGCACTCTCTCTAAGAGAAATCGTTTCAGCTCCTAAATAAAAGGAAGGATTTAGTCCACATTCCTGGAGGATCCAAGCAATCATGGCAGAGGTCGTACTTTTTCCATGCATTCCACTAACAAGAATGACTTTTTTTTCGGCAGCTAAAAGAGAAAGCAAAAAGGCTCTTTTGACAAGCGGTATGCCAAATTTTCGGCAAGCCTCCAATTCAGGGTTGGCTAAGGGTATTGCTGAAGAATAACACACTAGATCAGCAGCTAATACCTGAGATTGGTCATGAGTTGGATAAAACTCCAATCCATGGGCTATTAGTTTTTGCGCTTTTTCAGTCGGTTCGTGGTCCGAACCACTGACTTTGTAGCCTCTTGCAAGCAACAGTAGAGCCAGCGGGGCCATCCCGCTGCCACAAACCCCTAATAAATGAATTTTCGAGCGGTTGTTCTTGAGGATGTTTTGAACTAGTTCTCTTTCTTTAGCAGACATCGTTCGATTATCTCCACTATTTTATCAGTTGCATCAGCCTTGAAGAGAGCATGAGCAGCTGCCCCCATCTCCTTGGCAAGTTGGCTGCTGTTAAGGATTAAGTCTATGGCTTCTTTTAAAGACTGCGGCGTCGTTTTCGATTCTTCAAATACAAAAGCCGCTTTTTCTTTTGCCAAAACCCTCGCATTTTTGGTCTGATGATCATGAGCCGCATAGGGATAAGGAATAAGGATGCTTGGTAGACCAAAAGCGCAGATCTCTGTTAAAGTCATCGCTCCAGCTCTACTGATAACCAAATCAGCTAAACTATAGTAAAGATTCATCCTATGCGAAAAGGGCTCCACCACGACTCGATACCCGTAGGAGCTATAAGCCTTCAAACAGTCTTCATAGTCGTTTGGCCCAGTCAAATGTATAAATTGAATAGTTTCTTTTTGCTCAATCCATAGCGGTAATAACTGAAGCATTAGACGATTAATGCCACTAGCCCCTTGACTGCCTCCAAAAATAAATAACGTTTTACGGCTTGGCTCAAGCCCCGTTCTTTGGCAAGCTTCATTCCTGGGTAGCCGACAGAGTTCCTTGCGAATTGGTATGCCTGTGAATATTTTTTTATCTGGAGTCAGGGGAATTTCACATTCTTCCATCCCTAAGAGCACGAAATCAGCACGTTTAAAGAAAAGCTGCGTCACAAGGCCTGGAACAGCATTGGCCTCATGGACAAGCAATGGCAACTTTCTTTTTGCTCCCATAAAAAGGGGCAACGCACTGATAAAACCACCAAAAGCTAAAATCAAATCAGGCTTAAAAGACAAAAAGATCGACCGACACTTTTTATATCCATCAAAAAGTTTTATAGAAAAAGAGATAATTTTACTTGAAAACAATCCTGGCCATCCTGCCACAGGGAGTGAGTCCCAAGCAATATTTTTTTTGTTTTTTATCGCTTCCCTATCGACCGTTTTGTCTGATAGGATAAGTAGAGGATGATGCCCCTTTTCTATTAGCTTTTCGGCTACGGCAATTCCTGGAAATAGATGGCCTCCTGTTCCTCCGCAAGGAATGAGAATATGGAACGGTTTCATAATCCTTAGAGATTGATAGAGCGTTGCGCCCCTTTCTCTTCTACTTTAATATGAAATTCCGGAGGCCTTTGTCGATGTATGTTCAATAGCACGCCTACGGACATAAGGCAAAAAACAAGATTCGATCCTCCATAACTAATGAAAGGTAAAGGAAAGCCTTTATTCGGAAGCAAGCCAGTCACTACGCCTAAATTTGCAAGTGTCTGAATACCTATCAACGAAGTCAGACTTGTACCAATCATTAACCCCTCTTTATCCGGAGCAAAAAGAGAAATCCATCCAGCAGTTAAAATAAAACTTAGATAAAGTCCAACGATAAGTAGGGTTGCCCAAAGACCCAGTTCTTCACCAATGATGGGAAAAATAAAATCGGTTGTTGACTCTGGCAAATAAAACATCTTCTGACGACTGTTTCCTAACCCAAGTCCGCTGATACCCCCAGAACCTAAAGCAATCAATGATTGCCAAACCTGATAAGACTTACCTTCTTTATCTTGATCCATCGCCAAAAAAGCCAAAAGTCGAGATCTTCTTTCTGGCATTAACAAGGCAACGATAAGAACAAAAAGGATACCCGAGCCTAAGATAGGAAGGATCCATTTCAAGGAAATACCCCCCAAGTACAAAAATAGGACAAAAACCATAAAGTAGAGAAGACTCGATCCAAGATCTCCAGAAATTATTAACAGACTAACAAAAAGTCCCATTGTCACAAAAGCCGTAAAAAAGGGAGATACAAAAAAAAGGACTTTCTTTTTGGCATCTGACAGGATGCGAGCAAAAAAAAGGGAGATAAAAATTTTTGAAAATTCTGAAGGCTCTACATTGAACCCACCTACCGAAATCCATCGGGACGAACCATGAACTTTATGTCCGATTCCAGGAACAAAACAGAGAATGAGAAGAAAAAAGCCAAAGATCAAAAGCCAATTAGAAAGTTGTAGGAGTTTGTGATAATCAATCAGGCTAAAAATCAAGCAGCTGAAGAGCCCAATAGCAATCCAAAGGAATTGACGCAACATTAAACTAGAAATCTGACTTTCTTTTCCCAATACAAATTTCCCGGAAGCACTAAAGAGGGCCACAATGCCAATAGAAAGTAAAGTTAAAGCAATGGCGACTAGTAAATAACCAGAAAATTGATTGATTTTCTTTGTTTTTTGGTGAAACAGATCAAATTCTTGCATCAGAAAAACTAGAGCTTATTGTGGTGGTGCGTTTTGCAGGGAACTGGAACCAGGAGATGGAGAAGAACTATCTTTTTCTTTTGGATTAGGAATGACTAATTCCTGTCCTATCTTTAACTTCGTAGGATCCTTGATTGCATTGGCATCCACGATGTCTTTCACAGAAAGATGAAACTTACGCGCTATTTTCCAAAGGCTGTCCCCCTGTCGAACGGCATAGATCCTTTTGCCATCAGCTTCTTTAAGAAGCATAGATTCTTCAGCCATTTCTTCTTCTGCCATGGGAATCCTTATTTTTTGGCCCGGGACAAGTGTATCCCCTAGGGAGGGATTATACTTTTTAAGCTCATAAACACTGACTTTATAATGCCTAGCAATACTCAAAAGACTCTCTCCTTCCTTGACTATATGAACGGATCTTTCCCTTGTGTGCGGACTGACTTGTGGCTGCTGTGGGACTTGCAAATTTTGAGGTTCTGACTCCGGATTTTCCGATTGCATTTTTTGCTGTGAGGGAGGCTGAAAATTCAAATTTTGGGATCCTCCTGTATGCTGACTTAATACTTTTCCTTTGGAATGAAGCAGATAATAGACGGCCACCGAACCGATTACTAAAAGATGAATTCCCAGAACCAAAATCAAAACAGCAATGACCTTTAGGCCAAAAGATGGCTTCGAAGCTTTGCTTTTTTTTTCTTCCATATTTTCTAAAGTTCCAACTCATTATATATCGACTTTCACCCAAAATCTTATCTAATTTTTAGACTTGATAAGGCAAGCAGTCCAAAAAGCAAACTGAGGATCCAAAACCTTACGGTTACAGCAGTTTCACTCCATCCTTTTAGTTCAAAATGATGGTGGAGAGGAGCCATTGCAAAAATCCTTTTGCCCGTAAGTTTGTAGGAAGCCACTTGTAAAATAACGGAAAGAGCTTCGATCACAAATATTCCCCCCGCAATGACAAGGAGAAGTTCTTGGCCGATTATGATCGCCACTACCCCGAGAGCACTCCCTATAGCCAAAGAGCCTGTATCCCCCATAAACACCGCTGCTGGATAGCAATTATACCAAAGAAAGCCCATACAAGCACCAATGAGAGCTGAACAAAAAATAGTCAATTCTCCGACTCCTTTGACATAAGGAATAAGAAGATAGCTGCTCATATCAGCCCTTCCAGACACATAAGAAAAGACGGCATAGACAAAAGCAACGCCAATAGAACAGCCTGTTGCTAGACCATCTAATCCATCTGTCAGATTTACTGCATTGGAGCTTCCCATAACAACGAGAATAAAAAAAGGAATGGCTAGCCATCCAATATCAATAGCGTTCAACTCTTTTAAAAATGGAATGGTCAACCTTTGGGCATGCTTACATGTTTCCGGATCAGAAAAGAGAACCACTCCGACGATCGCTCCGATTAACCCTTGGGCAGCCAGTTTGACTTTACCAGAAATGCCATAATGTTTTTTTTGAACCACTTTCCTAAAATCATCAAGAAAACCAACCGCTCCCATAAAAAGCATACTTAGAAGGGTAAGCCAAAAAAACTTGTTTTGCGGAATAACCCAAAGCAAGCAGCTAAAGCTTACTGCAAACAATATGAGTAGTCCTCCCATCGTGGGCGTCCCCGACTTGGTCTCATGAAGGGCTGCAAGATCCCGGACCACTTCCTTACCTCGAATGGGCTGACCAGCCTTTAATCTTTTTAAAAGCCGAATCATTGGCTTTCCCAATAACCAAGAAAAAACCAAGGCAGTTATGGCTGCTCCCATAGCCCGAAAAGTGATGTACTTAAAGACGTTTAATATCCCAAGATGAGCAGAATAGAGATGAAGATAATAAAGCATGATTTTAAAGCTAAACAGAAAGAAGTTTTTCGACGATCCTGTCAAGTTTTAAAAATCTCGATCCTTTAATAAGCAGTGTGAGCTTGCAGTTCAAATGCTTTTGCAACTGAAAACAAGCTTCTTCCTGGTCCTCTGTCCCCAATACTGCATTAAGCGGGAAACCAGCATCCTTAACTCCTTCCACCATATCTTTCCAATGAGGTCCAATAAAAACAATAAAAGAAAGGGGCAAGCTACCAGCAAACACCCCAAGTTTGTAATGGAGAGCTTTTGCATGCTCTCCTAACTCTCCCATAGAACCTAGTACAGCAATTTTCTCCGATTCAAAAGGAAATTCAGTAAGAGCCCTTAAGGCGCTCATAGTCGACTGAAGATTAGCATTGTAACTATCATCAATGAGATAACCCATTCTAATGGGATGCACCGTAAGTCTACCAAGAGGAAAAACCGTTTTTTCAAGCCCCAAAGCAATTTCTTTAGAGGAAAGAGAGGACAAAAAACCAACAGCCGCAGCAAAGAGAGCATTTTTTGCCATTTCTCTGGAAACGGTCGCAAGAGAAACTTCAAAGCTTTCTCCACGACGAGAAATTCCACAGCGAATACCCTTTAGAGTCAACCAAATCTGATCCAGCCAACACAGTGAATTTTCTTGGTTCCCTACCCAAATAACTTGTCCAGCACTACGAACGCTCAACCGTTTGGACCATTCGTCATCCTCCATTAGAATCGAAAATCCTTTAGGAGAAACAAAAGTCAACAAATCCGTTTTTTCCCATCCAATCGCTTCCACAGAACCGAAATTGCCCACATGCGCACTGCCAATGTTGGTGATAATGGCTATATCAGGTGCAACAATTCGACTAAGGGAAGCAATTTCTCCACAATGATTAGTTCCCAGTTCAAAGACCCCATATTCAGTTGTATGATCCATTTGCAATATAGAAAGAGGGAGTCCTATTTGATTATTTAGATTTCCAGAAGTAGAAACAGTTTTGTATTTTACGCGCAATACACTGGAAATCATCTCCTTAGTGCTAGTCTTTCCATTGCTACCCGTAATGGCTATAATCTTTGCGTGTAGTTGTTTTCTGTAAAAGAAGGCCAATTGCTGCAATGCCTCAAGCGTATTTTTTACCCGAATAACAGGAATCGATAGAGGAATAGACAAAGGAAGCTCACGATCAACTATAGCAGCAACAGCCCCTTTCTGAGCTGCCGTGGCTACATAATCCAACCCATCATATTTTTCTCCCTTCAAAGCCAGAAAACAGTCTCCTTCTTTGACTGTCCTAGAATCAGTGCTGATCGAACCAACCATGACCGATCCTTTTCCCCCAATGACCCTCCCTTGAGTCCATTCCGCAATTTGTTCAACTGAAAGCTGCTCCATTCTTATTTCGGCCCCACAACCCCAACCAATCCGAATGGTGATTGCAGTAAAAATAGCCGCCTCGTTGCTCCTTAACCTTTTCTATAACTACTATGATGCTCTTTCAAGAATTTAATGTGTATCCACCTTTCCATGGCTGCCACCTAGACATTCTCCACGACCTGAAGTCTGTACCTGGCCATTGCAGTAACGCTGCCACCCAAACTTAGGTAGAAAGAGGTGGCTACTTTTATTCAATCCAAACAGCAGAAATGATAAGTGACTAATCCGTTCCGTCAGATTTGCTCATTTCTGCTCATCAGCCAAAACAAATCTGATTTCTTGCTTCCTCGAGGCCAGTTTCACACCGCCTTCTTGTGGCGACGACGGCCAGAGCTTTCCTTTCCCCATACTTCACATCTGACAGCACTTGCCATAGAGCCGCCAATACTGCCAAGCCATACCCCAGGTGATTGCTGGTCGCATTCACCTCCCAGTCCTGGAGGCTTCCACAGTCCAGGCAGGTCCACAGGCGAACAGTCAGCGGTATTTTCTTCTGACCCTTCCCACCAAGCCAAAGAGGTATTGCTGGACGCAAACCAGCGATCGGTCACCCCCATCAACCCAACACACCATTCCGCCTTGTATTCTAGTTGCCGCCAGAACTCGAAAACACTCCCGTCGGCAATGGACCGAGCCAGGGGATGGCTTTTCAGTATCCTTCGCCCATTCAACTCTTTGATGACAATCGAATGAAACCGTCGGGTGAGGTTGGACGTGAACTGGCGACAGGCGTCCTGCCGGATATTGGTGATGCAGGCGTGAAGGCTGGACATCTTGGCTATTACTTTTTTCGCATTCTCTGTCGCCGGCAACCGTGTGCTTTTGGGAATCGGAGCATTGTCCGCTAACCCGAGCTCTCTAGTCAGGGGAAAACAGTCAGGCCCGCCTGTCTTGCGGTACTTCGGGTACTTTGCGCGTCCTGCCCAGAAGTTCTTGCAGGCGACTCCCAACTGCCCAATTGCCATCTGTGATGCGTTTTTGGTGACTTCGAGCATACAGGGGAATTGCTCGCGTTTCATGGCGTTGAGCTGGTGACGGAAGGAAGGCTGCGAGAGCTTGGGCAGGCAGGTGCTTGGCTTTCCCCCCCCCCGCATAAAGTCTCTACCACTTGGTCAGCACCCAGTTGTATCTGAACCGTGTGGTCCCCGCTGCCTTGGCGAAGGAGGTGACCTAAATACTGTGTGAGACCAGCGCGATTATGTAGCGATGATCCCGACTGAGATTCCTCCACAGCTTTTTTGACATCATCCAATAGCTTCTGGTTCTTGCGCAAGCGACTCCCCCGCATAGCCAAGCGCTAAACATTGCAATGATTTCCAACACGCCCTTGGCCCAATCTTCCTCGAAGGTCGTCTCTTTGTCTTGGTTGAGAAGGACCACTTCCACGTTTTTCGCCCTGTAGGTGGCAAATACCAGTTCTGTACCAAAGCACAACAGCCGGTTCTTGTGGAAGACGACCAGCCACTTAATCTTGCCACTGATGCCAGCATCGAGCAGCCGCTTGAGACCCCTCGTGTGAGATTTCATGCCAGACCCTACGTTCGCGATGGCCTCAAACGTTCAGCCCTGGCAGGCACAGAACAGCTCAAGCATCTGTTTCTGCCCTTCCAGCTCGTCCTTCTAATCGGGGCTGGAAACACGGGCATAGGCAATGGCACGCCAGTTAGCTTCGGCTTCGGCACGGAATAGCTCTGGGGCAACCGCACAAGAGCGTAGCGCTGGCGCCCGCCCGCCGTGCGGGCTTGCGGCAAAAGCTTGCCCTCGCGTTCCCATCACCGCAGCGTTGGGACAAAACCCCTCAGGAACTCGAGCGGCCTTTTGAAGGCTGACCATCTTACGCGACAGGTTCAAGCTATGCATTGCTGAGCAACAAAGTGCCAGTATTATGGAAACTGTTCAAGCCCTTAACGACAAACATTCTCTAACCACAAGCCTATCATCAAAAGGATAAAATACTCCACCCATCTCTTGATATGTTTCATGACCTTTACCTGCAACACATACAATATCCCCTGGATTAGCTACCTGAATTGCTTTTCGGATCGCTTCCTTTCGATCCACTATCCAATAGATCTTTTTAGAACTATCAACTCCTCTTTTCATGTCCTCAAAGATTCTTTCTGGTGATTCACTTCTTGGATTATCAGATGTAAAAATAACTAAATCCGCATAATCAGAAGCGACTTTAGCCATCTTTGGTCTTTTGGTTCTATCCCTATCACCACCACAACCAACCACAAGAATAATCCGCCCAGAAGACTGAATTTCCCGAAGTGTCAAAACTACTTTCAGTAAAGCATCTTCACTGTGGGCATAATCGACGACGGCCAAAAGCCCATCTTTAGCATAAAATCTTTCCATTCTACCGGGAACTCCAGGAAAAGATTCTAAGGCGCGTATGGTTGGGTCCAACGGTATCCCTAACAGAAGTGTTCCTCCAATGGAAAGCAAGAGGTTTTCAACGTTGAATCGACCTAAGAGAGGACTGTTTAGTTGATACAACTGCCCCTCCCACTCTGCCAAAATAACTGTTAGCAACCGGTCATATTTGATGAATCTTGCTTTAAGTTTGGCTGTCGGTTTGCCTTGGACACTAACAGTAATCATATTCACTTTACCCTTTAACTTTTCAGCAAGATCACTCCACTGCGGATCATCGATATTCAAAACCACTCCCCCTTCTCCCTCTCTCCCAGCCCGAATATAAGAAATAAACTTTTCTTTACTCTGCCTGTAAGCCTCCATGGTGAGGTGGTAATCAAGATGATCCTGTGTAAGATTTGTAAAAATACCAATCCGAAATTCAGTGCCTTCCACTCTTCCCTGCTCAAGGGCATGACTTGATACTTCCATAACAGCTGCCTGGCAATTAGCCTTAAGCATTTGAAAGAAAAGCTGCTGCAAATCGCTTCCTTCAGGCGAAGTACGGCTTGCAGGGATTCGATCAACTGTCGTATCGTAGTAGATTGTACCAATAAGCCCAGTTTTCCAGCCTTGGGTTTCTAATAGATGCTTCATTAAAAAAGAAGTTGTCGTTTTCCCATTAGTCCCCGTGATTCCAATAACGGGAAAATGACTGGAAGGATACCCATAAAAAACACTCGCTACTTTTCCTAGTACTCTTCTAGGATCCTTCACCTGAATAAAGGTCGTTTGTTTTGATGTTTGCCAAGCAGGCATTTCGGAACAAATGACCCCCCTTGCACCTCTTCCTATGGCCTCTTCAATATAACGATGTCCATCGGTCTTCTGTCCTTTCCAAGCAAAAAAAAGGGATCCTTCTACGACTTTTCTTGAGTCATACACTATATTATTTATTTCCCAATCGATCGATCCCTTAATTGCAAGAGGCTGCAAATCAGACAAAACATCTGAAAGTTTCATGATTCAAATTAGGTTGCGATAAAAGGCAATAAAGT
Coding sequences within:
- a CDS encoding cell division protein FtsQ/DivIB, with the translated sequence MASQRVFWCQDLKNAKRQKANLSKEHDMRVTNRPKKRKKNRLKKVPMEFLHVEGKESVPKKRIKFSLLLRALLYIGLFVIGTVGGFKSWDYFKNNLLACYGYQLRRIDVELIGSGRISKDEVIRASNVHVGDNIFNLSLKDIYSKVCSIQEVDKALVRRDLPDRVLIRIWERKPVVRLAVKSKENRKYCLDEKGYPFVTENREDLLSLPEMVGVPLKLIEGKKRIEEPEVSAALNLLRILENSSLHFAFDPQTIDVSRPLSIGLLTRDGVRLTFRIDHLNEQVQRLQKIYSFSQSHGRKISMVDLTPEQNIPVIFQ
- a CDS encoding D-alanine--D-alanine ligase; amino-acid sequence: MKEELPRHITILKGGPSEERQISLKTASAVESALFSLGYELTSVDVINEKFELPESTEICFLCIHGTFGEDGQIQRLLMRRGIPFTGSDAASSEKAFDKVWSKKLFVQGGIPTPPFFVVGEEKKVPFGPPYVIKPSRQGSSIGVEFVYAMEDFEEAVRKSKQFDHVVIAETLIKGRELTVAILDNQALPIVEIKPKKGFYDYQNKYTKGASEYICPALLTKSQVEAVQKTALDAFHVLGCSIYGRVDIILSENGVPWVLEINTIPGMTETSLFPMAAKAAGLNFAELCEKIVELSFFKWRARESFGVRI
- the murC gene encoding UDP-N-acetylmuramate--L-alanine ligase, whose protein sequence is MSAKERELVQNILKNNRSKIHLLGVCGSGMAPLALLLLARGYKVSGSDHEPTEKAQKLIAHGLEFYPTHDQSQVLAADLVCYSSAIPLANPELEACRKFGIPLVKRAFLLSLLAAEKKVILVSGMHGKSTTSAMIAWILQECGLNPSFYLGAETISLRESARWSPGEYMVIEGDESDGSFLYFSPHALVVLNIEEEHLNYYADIHSIVLTFREMVAKTTDTVVYNQDDPHCQLIAEWRKQGAINYSLRERAAAFWMKASTSTSGHHFYKGEEWLCEISLAIPGIQNVQNALAALSLTTTLGVSPLRAACALGNFQGIRRRFELKFKGNYFELIDDYAHHPTEIKTTLSSAKGRGRRTVALFQPHRYSRVQKMQALFSKSFSQADVVVVTEIFSAGETSNGVDGAAIARAIREQGHPAVFFEPDEKRLIHKTISILQPGDTIVTMGAGDIYKTAEKLTEYLRMIDHLKSKLSADAKLLMNEPLSRHTTLRVGGPAEIWAEPATEADLALLLQFAKEQALPVVWIGKGTNLLVRDGGIKGLCIHLAHPNFCDIRFEGHLIFAGCGVKLRNIVYEAKKHGLGGLSFMEGIPGSLGGALRMNAGAMGGSTMDVVKRIRFMDMEGNIGEIDRQELEVCYRKVPFFENHIALSAQLVAKPMDSDAIARELKEFSMKRVESQPAGSSAGCIFKNPNSIPAGKLIDELGLKNKAVGKARVSEEHGNFIINEGGATAKDILDLISLIQREAFEKRGIVLETEVVILGEEQ
- the murG gene encoding undecaprenyldiphospho-muramoylpentapeptide beta-N-acetylglucosaminyltransferase, whose protein sequence is MKPFHILIPCGGTGGHLFPGIAVAEKLIEKGHHPLLILSDKTVDREAIKNKKNIAWDSLPVAGWPGLFSSKIISFSIKLFDGYKKCRSIFLSFKPDLILAFGGFISALPLFMGAKRKLPLLVHEANAVPGLVTQLFFKRADFVLLGMEECEIPLTPDKKIFTGIPIRKELCRLPRNEACQRTGLEPSRKTLFIFGGSQGASGINRLMLQLLPLWIEQKETIQFIHLTGPNDYEDCLKAYSSYGYRVVVEPFSHRMNLYYSLADLVISRAGAMTLTEICAFGLPSILIPYPYAAHDHQTKNARVLAKEKAAFVFEESKTTPQSLKEAIDLILNSSQLAKEMGAAAHALFKADATDKIVEIIERCLLKKEN
- a CDS encoding FtsW/RodA/SpoVE family cell cycle protein, which gives rise to MQEFDLFHQKTKKINQFSGYLLVAIALTLLSIGIVALFSASGKFVLGKESQISSLMLRQFLWIAIGLFSCLIFSLIDYHKLLQLSNWLLIFGFFLLILCFVPGIGHKVHGSSRWISVGGFNVEPSEFSKIFISLFFARILSDAKKKVLFFVSPFFTAFVTMGLFVSLLIISGDLGSSLLYFMVFVLFLYLGGISLKWILPILGSGILFVLIVALLMPERRSRLLAFLAMDQDKEGKSYQVWQSLIALGSGGISGLGLGNSRQKMFYLPESTTDFIFPIIGEELGLWATLLIVGLYLSFILTAGWISLFAPDKEGLMIGTSLTSLIGIQTLANLGVVTGLLPNKGFPLPFISYGGSNLVFCLMSVGVLLNIHRQRPPEFHIKVEEKGAQRSINL
- a CDS encoding LysM peptidoglycan-binding domain-containing protein; translated protein: MEEKKSKASKPSFGLKVIAVLILVLGIHLLVIGSVAVYYLLHSKGKVLSQHTGGSQNLNFQPPSQQKMQSENPESEPQNLQVPQQPQVSPHTRERSVHIVKEGESLLSIARHYKVSVYELKKYNPSLGDTLVPGQKIRIPMAEEEMAEESMLLKEADGKRIYAVRQGDSLWKIARKFHLSVKDIVDANAIKDPTKLKIGQELVIPNPKEKDSSSPSPGSSSLQNAPPQ
- the mraY gene encoding phospho-N-acetylmuramoyl-pentapeptide-transferase, encoding MLYYLHLYSAHLGILNVFKYITFRAMGAAITALVFSWLLGKPMIRLLKRLKAGQPIRGKEVVRDLAALHETKSGTPTMGGLLILFAVSFSCLLWVIPQNKFFWLTLLSMLFMGAVGFLDDFRKVVQKKHYGISGKVKLAAQGLIGAIVGVVLFSDPETCKHAQRLTIPFLKELNAIDIGWLAIPFFILVVMGSSNAVNLTDGLDGLATGCSIGVAFVYAVFSYVSGRADMSSYLLIPYVKGVGELTIFCSALIGACMGFLWYNCYPAAVFMGDTGSLAIGSALGVVAIIIGQELLLVIAGGIFVIEALSVILQVASYKLTGKRIFAMAPLHHHFELKGWSETAVTVRFWILSLLFGLLALSSLKIR